In one Micromonospora polyrhachis genomic region, the following are encoded:
- a CDS encoding ABC transporter substrate-binding protein yields MSRAPGSHTAGRRSATGRDRSLTVRATVAVVAALLAFVSCGAVLPGVDGTDGTGVGPGVTADTVTVVFVGTDLTKTGELTGFNTASAGDPVRQMRALESYVNANGGIAGRKMRAIFRNFEASDDSPAAEEKLCNQITQDDRAFAVVLTGQLQSNARPCYAQRHTLVLDATLITIDRATNQRLSPYLFSPAYPLYDDFVRAYLPALAQQGFFDGARQAGIVAVDAPANRAMYEQHVVPYLKQRGITPTVAWIDSTDLGTLNTGLNQAAVDLRATRVERVFFLGGTRLASFFLTSASAQGFTARYGISSYDNPSFLIGNPDIIPREALTGAVGIGFNPSQDVADREYAFPATEAERTCLGIFAAAGESFATRENARVAFPYCDAILLLQAGAKDLGADLNAHRWLTAVGRLDTQFQPATGFSGRLGPGRFAASNGYRAFGYDSGCACFTYRGEGVSFATR; encoded by the coding sequence ATGAGCCGCGCACCTGGCAGCCACACCGCTGGTCGTCGCTCGGCCACCGGCCGGGACCGAAGCCTGACCGTACGGGCGACCGTCGCCGTCGTCGCCGCGCTGCTCGCCTTCGTCAGCTGCGGCGCGGTGCTGCCCGGCGTGGACGGCACCGACGGCACCGGTGTCGGGCCCGGCGTCACCGCCGACACGGTCACCGTCGTGTTCGTCGGTACCGACCTGACCAAGACGGGGGAACTGACCGGGTTCAACACCGCCTCGGCCGGTGACCCGGTGCGCCAGATGCGGGCGCTGGAGAGCTACGTCAACGCCAACGGCGGCATCGCCGGCCGGAAGATGCGGGCGATCTTCCGCAACTTCGAGGCGAGCGACGACTCACCGGCCGCCGAGGAGAAGCTCTGCAACCAGATCACCCAGGACGACCGGGCGTTCGCGGTCGTGCTCACCGGTCAGTTGCAGTCCAACGCCCGCCCCTGCTACGCGCAGCGGCACACCCTGGTGCTGGACGCCACCCTGATCACCATCGACCGGGCGACCAACCAGCGGCTCTCGCCGTACCTGTTCTCCCCGGCCTACCCGCTGTACGACGACTTCGTGCGCGCGTACCTGCCGGCCCTGGCCCAGCAGGGCTTCTTCGACGGGGCCCGGCAGGCGGGCATCGTCGCGGTGGACGCACCGGCCAACCGGGCGATGTACGAGCAGCACGTGGTGCCGTACCTGAAGCAGCGGGGGATCACCCCCACCGTGGCCTGGATCGACAGCACCGACCTGGGCACCCTCAACACCGGACTCAACCAGGCCGCCGTCGACCTGCGGGCCACGCGCGTCGAGCGGGTCTTCTTCCTCGGCGGGACCCGGCTGGCCTCCTTCTTCCTCACCTCGGCCAGCGCGCAGGGCTTCACCGCCCGGTACGGCATCTCCAGCTACGACAATCCCAGCTTCCTGATCGGCAACCCGGACATCATTCCGCGCGAGGCCCTGACCGGGGCGGTGGGCATCGGCTTCAATCCGAGCCAGGACGTCGCCGACCGGGAGTACGCCTTCCCGGCCACCGAGGCCGAACGAACCTGCCTGGGCATCTTCGCCGCAGCGGGGGAGTCCTTCGCCACCCGCGAGAACGCGCGCGTGGCCTTCCCGTACTGCGACGCGATCCTGCTGTTGCAGGCCGGCGCGAAGGACCTCGGCGCGGACCTCAACGCGCACCGGTGGCTGACGGCCGTCGGCAGGCTCGACACGCAATTCCAGCCGGCGACCGGATTCTCCGGACGGCTCGGCCCGGGCAGGTTCGCCGCCTCGAACGGCTACCGGGCGTTCGGCTACGACAGCGGCTGCGCCTGCTTCACCTACCGCGGGGAGGGCGTGTCCTTTGCGACCCGATGA
- a CDS encoding SDR family NAD(P)-dependent oxidoreductase: MTAVVVTGGTRGIGAGLVRELLARGARVAFCGRSAESVATALATLRSDASVPAGAEVIGVRADVTDRADVSALWSAAVEAFGGVDIWINNAGTSHARRPLWELPPAELDTVLAANLGGVARASAVVLAAMVKQGHGALWNMEGFGSNGQIRPGLTGYGASKRAVTYLTDSLAKELAAAGVADQVTVHHLSPGIVLTDLLTHDYQPEDLAKAKKVFNILGDRVETVTPWLADRVLAGGRNGSRVAWLTSRKAAARFAVAGFRKRDLFDDSAGGPG; encoded by the coding sequence ATGACCGCGGTGGTGGTGACCGGCGGCACCCGCGGGATCGGTGCCGGCCTGGTACGCGAGTTGCTGGCCCGTGGCGCCCGAGTCGCGTTCTGCGGACGCAGCGCGGAGTCGGTGGCCACGGCTCTCGCCACGCTGCGCTCCGACGCCTCGGTGCCGGCCGGCGCCGAGGTGATCGGGGTCCGCGCGGACGTCACCGACCGCGCCGACGTGTCCGCCCTGTGGTCGGCCGCCGTCGAGGCGTTCGGCGGCGTCGACATCTGGATCAACAACGCGGGTACGAGCCATGCCCGGCGCCCGCTGTGGGAGCTGCCCCCGGCGGAGCTGGACACGGTGCTCGCGGCGAACCTCGGCGGGGTGGCCCGGGCCAGCGCGGTCGTGCTCGCCGCGATGGTCAAGCAGGGCCACGGCGCGCTGTGGAACATGGAGGGCTTCGGCTCCAACGGCCAGATCCGGCCGGGGCTGACCGGGTACGGGGCGTCGAAGCGGGCGGTCACCTACCTCACTGACAGCCTGGCCAAGGAGCTCGCCGCAGCCGGGGTCGCCGACCAGGTCACCGTGCACCACCTCTCCCCCGGCATCGTCTTGACCGACCTGCTCACCCACGACTACCAGCCGGAGGATCTGGCAAAGGCCAAGAAGGTCTTCAACATTCTCGGTGACCGGGTGGAGACGGTCACGCCGTGGCTGGCCGACCGGGTCCTCGCCGGGGGCCGCAACGGCAGCCGGGTCGCCTGGCTGACCAGCCGCAAGGCCGCCGCCCGGTTCGCCGTCGCCGGCTTCCGCAAGCGCGACCTCTTCGACGACTCCGCTGGCGGCCCCGGATGA
- a CDS encoding aromatic ring-hydroxylating dioxygenase subunit alpha, whose protein sequence is MLKNFWYAVEFSDRVTTKPARVTVLGQYLALYRTPRGRVVALSDLCVHRGAALSGGWMAGENIVCPYHGWEFEPGGACTKIPANQPGRGIPNKARVDSYPVQERYGFVWVFMGDLPEAERPPIPVWPEFDNLVENGGKYRAVTGEFLWKANYERILENGCDIAHAPFVHGSVFGNREKPEVPEYEVEVRDEWSAFATVSLHPPRSKGLWSLINRNNADLANRPPVVTSAGWMLPNMIKLHVRLSIGELIIYDTNIPIDETTTLVKWVALRTFFTGAWANRNAVQRVIRIFYEDAEVVDNVRPELLPFDLGAELHVKSDLIAVHYRRRRQELAERGWMLSDADRVTGDVPRREATVIPSPARRENPELARAWVHKAKGDHPTVAESQRIGLKRITEEEGADAAAGAEAQASPDPANGATTKEKA, encoded by the coding sequence ATGCTCAAGAACTTCTGGTACGCGGTCGAGTTCTCGGACCGGGTCACCACCAAGCCGGCCCGGGTCACCGTGCTCGGCCAGTACCTGGCCCTCTACCGCACCCCGAGGGGGCGCGTGGTCGCCCTGTCCGACCTGTGCGTGCATCGGGGCGCGGCGCTCTCCGGCGGCTGGATGGCCGGCGAGAACATCGTCTGCCCGTACCACGGCTGGGAGTTCGAGCCGGGCGGGGCGTGCACGAAGATCCCGGCAAACCAGCCCGGTCGGGGAATCCCGAACAAGGCCCGGGTCGACTCGTACCCCGTGCAGGAGCGCTACGGCTTCGTCTGGGTCTTCATGGGCGACCTGCCGGAGGCCGAACGTCCGCCGATCCCGGTCTGGCCGGAGTTCGACAACCTGGTGGAGAACGGCGGCAAGTATCGCGCGGTGACCGGCGAGTTCCTGTGGAAGGCCAACTACGAGCGGATCCTGGAGAACGGCTGCGACATCGCGCACGCCCCCTTCGTGCATGGCAGCGTGTTCGGCAACCGGGAGAAGCCCGAGGTTCCCGAGTACGAGGTCGAGGTGCGCGACGAGTGGTCGGCGTTCGCCACGGTCAGCCTGCACCCGCCGCGTTCCAAGGGCCTCTGGTCCCTGATCAACCGCAACAACGCGGACCTGGCCAACCGCCCGCCGGTGGTCACCTCGGCCGGCTGGATGCTGCCCAACATGATCAAGCTACACGTCCGGCTGTCGATCGGTGAGCTGATCATCTACGACACCAACATCCCGATAGACGAAACGACCACACTGGTCAAGTGGGTCGCGCTGCGTACCTTCTTCACCGGGGCCTGGGCCAACCGCAACGCCGTGCAGCGCGTCATCCGGATCTTCTACGAGGACGCCGAGGTGGTGGACAACGTCCGCCCCGAACTGCTCCCGTTCGACCTCGGCGCGGAGCTGCACGTCAAGAGCGACCTCATCGCGGTGCACTACCGCCGACGCCGGCAGGAGTTGGCCGAGCGGGGCTGGATGCTCTCCGACGCGGACCGGGTGACCGGCGACGTACCACGCCGGGAGGCGACCGTCATCCCCTCGCCAGCCCGTCGGGAGAACCCGGAGCTGGCCCGCGCCTGGGTGCACAAGGCCAAGGGTGACCACCCGACCGTGGCGGAGTCGCAGCGAATCGGGCTCAAACGCATCACCGAGGAGGAGGGCGCCGACGCCGCCGCAGGGGCCGAGGCACAGGCGAGCCCCGACCCGGCCAACGGCGCGACAACGAAGGAGAAGGCATGA
- a CDS encoding ABC transporter permease subunit: MIGGFDFGPDRILLGLFTGLTYGLLAVGLVLVYRSSRFVNFAHGAVGVFGAAVLGRLVTDGVLPYWLALPVGMLAAAAVSGAIELSVVRRLRHRPRVIGMIATLGLSQFVLVLALLVNSSGASGPAFPVPPGMPSFTVGNTPVGPAFTAMLLLTPALLVGLAMFLKRSRFGLAIRAAADAPDSATLNGVTAARMATLAWSIAGAVAAFSAILMAPTQGTQSIESLGPALLVRGLAGAVIARFSSVPIAFGASLGIGVGEQILLSGRSSGGLVELALVAVILVALLAQPVRSRRAGEDGGWGRIGAPPLPAAYQRVWLLRNLGRVVAGVGFAVATVLAFVISNETASVLIAIIGFTLVGLSIGLVTGVAGELSLGQFAFAGIGAAVSVQVSVRTGNLFLGMLAGCTAAALAAVAVGVPALRLRGLALAVTTLAFALATSAFLLRQGWLLGDGAQVPKPRILGHTFDLATDYYLLALVVLLLGLWVTANLRTGAFGRILVALRDNADAARAFTVAVPVRVLQAYAVAGALAGLGGAVVGHGQTQLTVNTFPASASIDVVATVVVGGITLLGGPLLGAFLIVGVPGFLELDIIGQAVLTLAWLVVVIALPAGLGGPVLWLRDRIAASIARGSAPVLSAADQVAGSGAEPEADEVAEFGAASGAGPSPAAAGSGGVITLPPRTVPLRPAVTGEPLLSVRGVARSYGGVRAVAGASLDVTAGEVVGIIGPNGAGKTTLFEIIAGFTRADRGAVRFAGRPVTGLSPQRRAGLGLVRSFQDARLFATMTVLETVMVAGERTAPTSLVAAALGATGQDRAKRRRAEKLVTLMGLAPLADRLVGELSTGTRRIVEITCLLALEPVLLLLDEPSSGVSQADGVALGEVLRRVHDELGVTMVIIEHDLPLLARLADRLVAMDSGRVIADGTPQEVRTHPDVVRSYLGTDHAAVHRSGVPAQRAGVLS, encoded by the coding sequence ATGATCGGCGGTTTCGACTTCGGCCCGGACCGCATCCTGCTGGGTCTCTTCACCGGCCTGACGTACGGGTTGCTGGCGGTCGGGCTGGTGCTGGTCTACCGGTCCAGCCGCTTCGTCAACTTCGCACACGGCGCGGTCGGAGTGTTCGGCGCCGCTGTGCTCGGCCGGCTGGTCACTGACGGTGTGCTGCCATACTGGCTCGCCCTGCCGGTCGGGATGCTCGCCGCCGCCGCGGTCTCCGGCGCTATCGAGCTGAGCGTGGTCCGCCGACTGCGGCACCGACCCCGGGTGATCGGCATGATCGCCACCCTCGGGCTGTCCCAGTTCGTGCTCGTACTCGCACTGCTGGTGAACAGCTCGGGAGCCAGCGGCCCCGCATTTCCGGTGCCGCCCGGGATGCCGTCCTTCACCGTCGGCAACACCCCGGTCGGCCCGGCGTTCACCGCGATGCTGCTGCTCACCCCGGCGCTGCTGGTCGGGCTCGCCATGTTCCTCAAGCGCAGCCGGTTCGGGCTGGCGATCCGGGCTGCCGCCGATGCCCCCGACTCGGCCACCCTCAACGGCGTCACCGCGGCCCGGATGGCGACCCTGGCCTGGTCGATCGCCGGTGCCGTCGCCGCCTTCTCGGCGATCCTCATGGCGCCGACCCAGGGCACCCAGTCGATCGAGTCGCTCGGCCCGGCCCTGCTGGTACGGGGCCTCGCCGGTGCGGTGATCGCCCGGTTCTCCTCGGTTCCGATCGCGTTCGGCGCTTCGCTGGGCATCGGGGTGGGAGAGCAGATCCTGCTCTCCGGTCGGTCCAGCGGCGGCCTCGTCGAGCTGGCCCTGGTCGCGGTCATCCTGGTCGCCCTGCTCGCCCAGCCGGTCCGGTCGCGCCGCGCCGGCGAGGACGGTGGCTGGGGCCGGATCGGCGCACCGCCGCTGCCCGCCGCGTACCAGCGGGTCTGGCTGCTGCGCAACCTGGGCCGGGTCGTCGCCGGGGTGGGCTTCGCCGTCGCCACCGTGCTGGCCTTCGTGATCAGCAACGAGACCGCCTCGGTGCTGATCGCGATCATCGGCTTCACCCTGGTCGGCCTCTCGATCGGGCTGGTCACCGGCGTGGCCGGCGAGCTGTCCCTGGGGCAGTTCGCCTTCGCCGGGATCGGCGCCGCAGTCTCGGTGCAGGTCTCCGTGCGGACCGGCAACCTGTTTCTGGGAATGCTCGCCGGCTGCACGGCGGCGGCGCTGGCCGCAGTCGCGGTCGGGGTGCCGGCGCTGCGCCTGCGCGGGCTCGCCCTCGCCGTCACCACGCTCGCCTTCGCGCTGGCCACCAGCGCGTTCCTGCTGCGGCAGGGATGGCTGCTCGGCGACGGTGCACAGGTGCCCAAGCCGCGCATCCTCGGCCACACCTTCGACCTGGCCACCGACTACTACCTGCTCGCGCTGGTGGTGCTGCTGCTCGGTCTGTGGGTGACGGCGAACCTGCGTACCGGTGCCTTCGGGCGGATCCTGGTGGCGCTGCGCGACAACGCCGACGCCGCCCGGGCGTTCACCGTCGCGGTGCCGGTGCGGGTCCTGCAGGCGTACGCGGTCGCGGGTGCGCTGGCAGGCCTCGGCGGGGCGGTGGTCGGCCACGGGCAGACCCAGCTCACCGTGAACACGTTCCCGGCCTCGGCCAGCATCGACGTCGTCGCCACCGTGGTGGTCGGCGGGATCACGCTGCTGGGCGGGCCGCTGCTCGGGGCGTTCCTGATCGTCGGCGTACCCGGGTTCCTGGAGTTGGACATCATCGGCCAGGCCGTGCTGACCCTGGCCTGGCTGGTCGTGGTGATCGCGCTTCCGGCCGGACTCGGCGGACCGGTGCTGTGGCTGCGTGACCGGATCGCCGCGTCGATCGCCCGTGGCAGCGCACCGGTACTGTCCGCCGCCGACCAGGTGGCCGGATCCGGGGCCGAACCTGAGGCCGACGAGGTGGCCGAATTCGGGGCTGCATCTGGGGCCGGGCCGTCGCCGGCCGCCGCCGGATCCGGTGGTGTGATCACGCTGCCGCCGCGCACCGTCCCGCTGCGACCGGCGGTGACCGGCGAGCCACTGCTCTCGGTGCGCGGGGTGGCCCGCTCCTACGGCGGCGTGCGGGCCGTCGCCGGGGCCAGCCTCGACGTCACCGCCGGGGAGGTGGTCGGCATCATCGGCCCGAACGGGGCCGGCAAGACCACGCTGTTCGAGATCATCGCCGGTTTCACCCGCGCGGACCGGGGTGCGGTCCGGTTCGCAGGCCGCCCCGTCACCGGGCTGTCGCCGCAGCGGCGGGCCGGTCTCGGGCTGGTGCGCTCGTTCCAGGACGCCCGGCTCTTCGCCACCATGACGGTCCTGGAGACCGTCATGGTGGCCGGCGAACGCACCGCGCCGACCAGCCTCGTCGCCGCCGCGCTCGGCGCGACCGGCCAGGACCGGGCCAAGCGCCGCCGGGCCGAGAAACTCGTCACGCTGATGGGTCTGGCCCCGCTCGCCGATCGGCTGGTCGGGGAGTTGTCCACCGGTACCCGCCGGATCGTCGAGATCACCTGCCTGCTGGCGCTGGAGCCGGTGCTGCTGCTGCTCGACGAGCCCTCGTCCGGGGTGTCTCAGGCCGACGGCGTCGCGTTGGGCGAGGTGCTGCGCCGGGTCCACGACGAACTCGGGGTCACCATGGTCATCATCGAGCACGACCTGCCGTTGCTGGCCCGGCTCGCCGACCGGCTGGTCGCGATGGACAGCGGCCGGGTCATCGCCGACGGCACCCCGCAGGAGGTCCGTACCCACCCCGACGTGGTCCGCTCCTACCTCGGCACCGACCACGCCGCCGTCCACCGCTCCGGCGTGCCTGCCCAGCGTGCGGGGGTGCTGTCGTGA
- a CDS encoding ABC transporter ATP-binding protein: MRPDEDTRRSVPPGTTHDGAGAWRSRIAGWSAGTAGGLLTGVPLLGAAGLARGLGVDLTSVLAAVIAAAVLGAAATVAVVQRVPHRHPVRAALLAGAALGAVLLLVVHVAAPMPGLFALTALGLPWAALMVAGRAVAAGTATLRYWHVGLLNGLGLAALLAGGTGGGSGYHWAAAGVLVTLGALAGATAGELLSDVGWPPALRPLFDNATRPATARTAVLAQAGLGLVVPGALVFATDVLRAEFGLGPRGAVGVVGDALVGGAVLAVLLRGKWALRLAVVAAPAGLLAAAGALLVGPDPTVVGVVLFAAGLAVAVGALVALAVSGERVAAEVLHPDARPAFVAAASVLFLAGGLGGAGLLTLLETRYSAGPALVVAAAAVLVSIGYARRIRRTAPVDAERLARVLADEVEVARLAHRGVRPAALSCSGVDAAHGPVQVLYDAAVRVDDGEMVAICGPNGVGKTTLLRVLSGLHRPAAGVVRLGGVDVTTLTAPRRIQLGLSAVVGQAVFGSLTVTENLRMHGYTLGRRSDAVHRGVDAAFAVFPRLYERRDQVAATLSGGERQLLVLAKTLIQRPRMLLVDELSLGLAPVVVGGLLEMLRRLNAQGTSLLVVEQSVNVALSLADRICFMEKGAMVAEHTVGELTGRPELVRALMLGGHAPAEDVEPAHQTPGGEPVVQTPGGEPASEATRADGAVIR, translated from the coding sequence TTGCGACCCGATGAAGACACCCGCCGCAGTGTCCCGCCAGGCACCACCCACGACGGTGCGGGGGCATGGCGTTCCCGGATCGCGGGCTGGAGCGCGGGTACGGCCGGCGGCCTACTGACCGGGGTACCGCTGCTCGGCGCTGCGGGACTCGCCCGTGGCCTCGGTGTCGACCTGACCAGCGTGCTGGCCGCGGTGATCGCCGCCGCGGTGCTCGGCGCGGCGGCGACCGTCGCGGTCGTGCAGCGGGTACCGCACCGCCATCCGGTACGGGCTGCGCTGCTCGCCGGTGCCGCGCTGGGGGCCGTGCTGCTGTTGGTCGTCCACGTCGCCGCCCCGATGCCAGGGCTGTTCGCGCTCACCGCACTCGGACTGCCCTGGGCGGCCCTGATGGTGGCCGGTCGCGCGGTCGCCGCCGGAACAGCCACCCTGCGGTACTGGCACGTGGGGCTGCTGAACGGGCTCGGCCTGGCCGCGCTGCTCGCCGGGGGCACCGGTGGCGGGTCCGGATACCACTGGGCGGCGGCGGGTGTCCTCGTGACGCTCGGCGCGCTGGCCGGGGCGACCGCCGGGGAACTACTGAGTGATGTCGGCTGGCCACCGGCGCTGCGTCCCCTGTTCGACAACGCCACCCGCCCCGCCACCGCACGTACCGCCGTGCTGGCCCAGGCGGGCCTCGGCCTGGTCGTGCCCGGGGCGTTGGTCTTCGCCACCGATGTGCTGCGCGCCGAGTTCGGTCTCGGTCCGCGCGGTGCTGTCGGTGTCGTCGGCGACGCGCTGGTCGGCGGGGCTGTACTCGCGGTGCTGCTGCGCGGCAAGTGGGCACTTCGCCTCGCCGTCGTCGCAGCTCCGGCCGGACTGCTCGCCGCCGCTGGTGCGCTGCTCGTCGGGCCCGACCCTACGGTGGTCGGCGTCGTGCTGTTCGCAGCGGGCCTGGCCGTCGCCGTCGGTGCGCTGGTCGCGCTCGCCGTCTCGGGCGAGCGCGTCGCTGCCGAGGTACTCCACCCGGATGCCCGTCCCGCGTTCGTGGCGGCGGCATCGGTGCTGTTCCTCGCCGGTGGCCTGGGCGGAGCCGGCCTGCTCACCCTCCTCGAAACCCGCTACAGTGCCGGACCGGCGTTGGTGGTGGCCGCGGCGGCGGTGCTGGTCAGCATCGGCTACGCCCGGCGGATCCGGCGTACCGCCCCGGTCGACGCCGAGCGGTTGGCCCGGGTGCTCGCCGACGAGGTGGAGGTGGCCCGGCTGGCGCACCGCGGCGTACGTCCCGCCGCCCTCTCCTGCTCCGGCGTCGACGCGGCACACGGTCCGGTCCAGGTGCTCTACGACGCGGCGGTACGCGTCGACGACGGCGAGATGGTGGCGATCTGCGGCCCGAACGGGGTCGGCAAGACCACTCTGCTGCGGGTGCTCTCCGGGCTGCACCGTCCCGCCGCCGGGGTGGTGCGGCTCGGCGGGGTCGATGTGACCACGCTGACCGCACCCCGCCGGATCCAGCTCGGACTGTCGGCTGTGGTCGGTCAGGCGGTCTTCGGCTCGCTCACCGTCACCGAGAACCTGCGCATGCACGGCTACACGCTGGGGCGGCGCAGCGACGCGGTGCACCGGGGGGTCGACGCGGCGTTCGCCGTCTTCCCGCGTCTCTACGAGCGGCGGGACCAGGTCGCCGCCACCCTGTCCGGCGGTGAACGGCAACTGCTCGTGCTCGCCAAGACGCTGATCCAGCGTCCCCGGATGCTGCTGGTCGACGAGTTGTCACTCGGCCTGGCTCCGGTCGTCGTCGGCGGCCTGCTGGAGATGCTGCGCCGGCTCAACGCACAGGGCACCTCGCTGCTGGTGGTGGAGCAGTCGGTCAACGTGGCACTGTCGCTGGCCGACCGGATCTGTTTCATGGAGAAGGGTGCGATGGTCGCCGAGCACACTGTGGGCGAACTGACCGGTCGGCCGGAGCTGGTCCGGGCCCTGATGCTCGGCGGCCACGCCCCGGCTGAGGACGTCGAGCCCGCGCATCAGACACCGGGCGGCGAGCCCGTAGTCCAGACACCGGGCGGCGAGCCCGCGTCGGAGGCCACCCGGGCGGATGGGGCGGTGATCCGATGA
- a CDS encoding maleate cis-trans isomerase family protein, with translation MTDALGWRRKFGVIAPSTNTIVEPDFYRMTVPGVTAHFSRIHIRNQDLSSDSNFENLLTQIRGEIGAACERVLTCEPDYMVMGMSAETFWGGVEGNRQFVAQIKAATGLEVATGAEACERALRLYGARRIGVVTPYQPIGDTNVVQFFSEIGFEVAAIEGLKCPTAVSIAHVTEDELRRALLAVNGPDVDALVQCGTNLSMVGLADEAERWLGKPVIAINAATWWMALRENGIPDRVYGAGSLLREY, from the coding sequence ATGACCGACGCGCTCGGCTGGCGCCGCAAGTTCGGCGTCATCGCCCCGTCGACCAACACCATCGTGGAGCCGGACTTCTACCGGATGACGGTGCCCGGTGTGACCGCGCACTTCTCCCGGATCCACATCCGCAACCAGGACCTTTCCAGCGACAGCAACTTCGAGAACCTTCTGACGCAGATCCGCGGCGAGATCGGTGCGGCCTGCGAGCGGGTACTGACCTGCGAGCCCGACTACATGGTGATGGGCATGTCCGCAGAAACGTTCTGGGGCGGTGTCGAGGGCAACCGGCAGTTCGTCGCCCAGATCAAGGCGGCCACCGGGTTGGAGGTGGCGACCGGGGCGGAGGCGTGCGAGCGGGCACTGCGCCTCTACGGCGCGCGCCGGATCGGTGTGGTGACGCCGTACCAGCCGATCGGTGACACGAACGTCGTGCAGTTCTTCTCCGAGATCGGTTTCGAGGTGGCCGCGATCGAAGGGCTCAAGTGCCCGACGGCGGTCTCCATCGCCCACGTCACGGAGGACGAGTTGCGCCGGGCGCTGCTGGCGGTGAACGGTCCAGACGTGGACGCCCTGGTGCAGTGCGGCACCAACCTGTCGATGGTCGGGCTGGCCGACGAGGCCGAACGCTGGCTCGGCAAGCCGGTGATCGCCATCAACGCGGCGACCTGGTGGATGGCGCTGCGCGAGAACGGAATCCCCGACAGGGTGTACGGCGCCGGTTCCCTGCTCCGCGAGTACTGA
- a CDS encoding neocarzinostatin apoprotein domain-containing protein, whose product MRTFRRRALTLVVLLATSCGLAVVAAPPAALAAPTLTVSATTGLTDKQQVTVNGSGFTPNLKQIAVGQCVAGFKGPTDCNLAGGAAFVNADGSGKLPTVTLRLAQRFGSFDCTKQECVVAAQILPASDNADQVQANKVSVPLTFGKAPAQPTPPPATPTTAPSPTPAATTPASTMPAGAAGTPTPSLVNANPVSAGPDRYAVAVLVGFGLLLLCIGLLVLIPYRNRRSL is encoded by the coding sequence GTGCGAACCTTCCGCCGCCGGGCGCTCACGCTCGTCGTCCTGCTCGCCACCAGCTGCGGTCTCGCCGTCGTGGCGGCACCCCCGGCCGCGCTCGCCGCGCCGACCCTTACCGTCAGCGCGACCACCGGGCTAACGGACAAGCAGCAGGTCACGGTCAACGGTTCGGGCTTCACCCCGAATCTGAAGCAGATCGCCGTCGGCCAGTGCGTCGCCGGCTTCAAGGGCCCGACCGACTGCAACCTTGCTGGCGGCGCCGCGTTCGTCAACGCCGACGGCAGCGGCAAACTGCCCACGGTCACCCTGAGGCTGGCCCAGAGGTTCGGCTCGTTCGACTGCACCAAGCAGGAGTGCGTGGTCGCGGCGCAGATCCTGCCCGCGAGCGACAACGCCGACCAGGTCCAGGCCAACAAGGTCTCGGTGCCGTTGACGTTCGGCAAAGCCCCGGCACAGCCCACGCCGCCACCGGCAACCCCAACTACGGCACCGTCGCCCACGCCGGCAGCCACCACCCCAGCTTCGACCATGCCAGCAGGCGCGGCGGGTACGCCGACCCCGTCGCTGGTCAATGCCAACCCGGTGAGCGCAGGCCCTGACCGGTACGCGGTCGCCGTGCTGGTCGGCTTTGGCCTGCTGCTGCTCTGCATCGGCCTGCTCGTGCTGATCCCCTACCGGAACCGGAGGTCCTTATGA